The Balaenoptera acutorostrata chromosome 15, mBalAcu1.1, whole genome shotgun sequence genome contains a region encoding:
- the PILRA gene encoding paired immunoglobulin-like type 2 receptor alpha isoform X1 produces MGLPLLLPLLLSLASLQAGHWAEPNPNTDFGMNQPKKLSAPKGGSIRIPFSFCYSWESATVPNVRISWRWEHFHGEFIYKTTPPFIHKDFKDRLLLNWTKGGQSGSLQISKLRREDESTYFCRVEVDTLKEGKQMWQSIEGTALTVIPTTKTTIQGPTTTNTTIQGPTTTITTTAGLRVPESKRSSWSWPLSTEATVGLALASAVLITAIVGLIVYLRWKRSKGLQTKARTPARGSFQNPEEKYENIGNKGQHAGPKLDTKDDDIFYASLALSSLTSPAAPPHPPPQEGPQEETLYSVLKA; encoded by the exons ATGGGTCTGCCCTTGCTGCTGCCCCTGCTGCTGTCCCTGGCATCTCTGCAGGCAG gTCACTGGGCAGAACCCAATCCAAACACTGACTTCGGGATGAACCAACCAAAGAAACTTTCAGCCCCCAAGGGTGGCTCCATCCGCATCCCCTTCTCCTTCTGTTACTCCTGGGAATCAGCCACAGTTCCCAACGTGAGGATATCCTGGAGATGGGAACACTTCCATGGGGAGTTCATCTACAAGACGACCCCGCCGTTCATCCACAAGGATTTCAAGGACCGGCTCCTCCTGAACTGGACAAAGGGTGGGCAGAGCGGCTCCCTCCAGATCTCGAAACTGCGGAGGGAGGATGAGTCTACGTACTTCTGCCGGGTGGAGGTGGACACGCTGAAAGAAGGCAAGCAGATGTGGCAGTCCATCGAGGGAACTGCACTCACCGTCATCCCCA CCACCAAGACAACAATTCAaggccccaccaccaccaacacaaCCATTCAaggccccaccaccaccatcaccaccacagcTGGCCTCAGGGTCCCAGAGAGCAAAAGGAGTTCATGGTCTTGGCCCTTGAGTACTGAAGCTACAGTCGGGTTGGCACTGGCCAGCGCTGTGCTCATAACTGCAATTGTGGGACTGATTGTGTACCTCAGGTGGAAGAGAAGCAAAG GTCTGCAGACTAAAGCCAGAACCCCAGCCAG GGGATCCTTCCAAAACCCGGAGGAGAAATACGAGAACATTGGGAATAAAG GACAACATGCAGGCCCCAAGCTGGACACCAAG GATGACGACATCTTCTATGCCTCCCTCGCCCTCTCCAGCTTGACCTCACCAGCAGCGCCTCCCCACCCGCCTCCCCAAGAGGGCCCCCAGGAAGAGACGCTATACTCTGTCTTAAAGGCCTAA
- the PILRA gene encoding paired immunoglobulin-like type 2 receptor alpha isoform X2, whose product MGLPLLLPLLLSLASLQAGHWAEPNPNTDFGMNQPKKLSAPKGGSIRIPFSFCYSWESATVPNVRISWRWEHFHGEFIYKTTPPFIHKDFKDRLLLNWTKGGQSGSLQISKLRREDESTYFCRVEVDTLKEGKQMWQSIEGTALTVIPTTKTTIQGPTTTNTTIQGPTTTITTTAGLRVPESKRSSWSWPLSTEATVGLALASAVLITAIVGLIVYLRWKRSKGLQTKARTPARGSFQNPEEKYENIGNKG is encoded by the exons ATGGGTCTGCCCTTGCTGCTGCCCCTGCTGCTGTCCCTGGCATCTCTGCAGGCAG gTCACTGGGCAGAACCCAATCCAAACACTGACTTCGGGATGAACCAACCAAAGAAACTTTCAGCCCCCAAGGGTGGCTCCATCCGCATCCCCTTCTCCTTCTGTTACTCCTGGGAATCAGCCACAGTTCCCAACGTGAGGATATCCTGGAGATGGGAACACTTCCATGGGGAGTTCATCTACAAGACGACCCCGCCGTTCATCCACAAGGATTTCAAGGACCGGCTCCTCCTGAACTGGACAAAGGGTGGGCAGAGCGGCTCCCTCCAGATCTCGAAACTGCGGAGGGAGGATGAGTCTACGTACTTCTGCCGGGTGGAGGTGGACACGCTGAAAGAAGGCAAGCAGATGTGGCAGTCCATCGAGGGAACTGCACTCACCGTCATCCCCA CCACCAAGACAACAATTCAaggccccaccaccaccaacacaaCCATTCAaggccccaccaccaccatcaccaccacagcTGGCCTCAGGGTCCCAGAGAGCAAAAGGAGTTCATGGTCTTGGCCCTTGAGTACTGAAGCTACAGTCGGGTTGGCACTGGCCAGCGCTGTGCTCATAACTGCAATTGTGGGACTGATTGTGTACCTCAGGTGGAAGAGAAGCAAAG GTCTGCAGACTAAAGCCAGAACCCCAGCCAG GGGATCCTTCCAAAACCCGGAGGAGAAATACGAGAACATTGGGAATAAAG GATGA